A stretch of DNA from Capsicum annuum cultivar UCD-10X-F1 unplaced genomic scaffold, UCD10Xv1.1 ctg53392, whole genome shotgun sequence:
GGGTGGATATCCAATCAGCTGGTAACAAATCTCTCTTGTGTGTCCTTACATGTTACAATGAGTACAATGCTTTAATTTGTTGCAGTCATCTCTGTTATGCCCCTTCATGTCACAATAGTCACAGTAAGGTCCTCTTGGTTGCCTTTGCAAATGGTTGTATCCTCTACCTCCTCTGCCTCTTGAGCTTGATCCACTTCCAGAACCACCACCCCGATTAGACAATAATGCAGTAGGTGCAATTCCTTCACCTGCACCATAGTTCTCAACACCTAAAACCCTCTGGCTTTCATCTTGTATGATCATGGCATAACATTGATTAACACTAGGTGGTGGATTCATCATAATATTTGGCTCCTAGCCTTACCATAACTGTCATTCAAGCCCATCAAAAACTATAATAATTTCTGTCTACTCATGCTTTCTGTGTATTTCTTTGATTTGGCACAATCACAAGCAGGTGGCGGAATGATGGAGTCAAATTCATCCCATAAATCCTTGAGTTTGGAATAAAACACAGATACAGGGGAATTATCTTAAGTGTGTGTAGCTATGGCTTTGTGTAAGTGAAAAATTCTGGACATGTTCACTTTAACAAATCGTTCCTGTAAATCAGACCACACAAGAGCTGCACTCGATTGAAATAATATTTCACTGATCAATTCCTTGCTAACATTACTCATTATCCACGAGATAACCATCGCATTACACCGATCCAACTGTTTTTTCTCCAATTCATCAGTAAAATTATCTCTCTTAATGCTCCCATCAATAAACCCCAATTTATTCTTCGTAAGAAGATTCAACTGCATTGCACGACTCCACAATGTGTAATTCTCCATCCCGACGAGCTGTATCCCAATTTGTATAGCTCCTGATACATCGGACGGTGAGAGAAATAACGGATGATCATGTTCAATCTTCTTCACCATTGTTGCTCAAAACGAACTCGAATATGaagcaaaaacaaaaatcagTAGAAAAATTTAGAAGGTTGATCAATTTTGAGATCGATAACTCTCAACATAATTGTTCccgctttgataccatgttaatttGTACATCAAACACTGATTCGAAGTAGCTTACGAGTGAATTCAGAGCATATTACAGAGATGAAAATAGAAACTACTACATGATGATTGAACTAACTCCTAATTCATTTACTACACCTCTATTTATATACGCATTAGCACTAACCAACTGAATACAAAATATCTGATATGTACAGCTATCAACATGTACAGCTGTCAACTAACCTTCCACTAATTAGTTGTAACAACCTAACTAACAGCTCAACTAACTACTGATGACATGGTACTCAACCTCAAGTTAACTATCTGCAATATCTTTATTGTACTCTCTAATAATATGTATAcattaaaacatctcaaaatagtCAATGTGTTCCATGAGAATTCAGAGAAAACCTCACGGAAACATGTACATGTCATATCGATCTGATTGGAGTTTCCGTTGACTTAACCTTAGGTTCTGTAATAAAAATTATTACCGTCTTCACAAGTGAGAACACCCTTAATCAGAATTGGCAACTTGGTAATTGATTTTAACCACGCTATATCCTGCAAAGTTTAAGATCAgcaattttgcatattttaacATATGTTGACAGCGTCAACAAAATTTGCATTCAAGGACTACAACTGTATTTCATCATATGATCTTCTCATGTGGTATTAAGGAACAgtaatttaacttttaaatcTTGTACCTCCCAGCAAAAAGAAGGATCAAGAGTTTCTGCAGCGTAAGCTTCAATCTTTGAGCCTTTGTCCTGCAGTATCTTATTTGTGGATTAGTAAGCCTAGttgttgttattttatggtgttcgtgtacaaaaatctgtatacatgcaacaccaacttcaactctagtttaagtctaagacaagaacacttttgaaattacttaacaccttcaacactagattatgaataatctatctaagaattgtgtttatttttcagaaaatagatgaaatagaatttgtaaggccaagtccccgacttcacggagtgtccttaaaaACTAATTTCgtacctgaggttatggaatcttctgctcaggataaaatgaccttcaatccgaacaatagcggtgcctcaaattgttggattcaacgaactcacttaacagtttgattgatcagacaaaatgttttgaagacaagaagataGATCATTTGCCAAAGCTGGAGCCGAGCCAAGCGAGCAACGACAACGGCacaaggcatctcttatttcttgcctcgcTTAACAAGTGGAATaattgtttcttaatataaacacttaaaAGTCACATTCTCTCACTAATGTGGGATAAAtagtttatttttcattttagtgttttcttctctatttttccttccacttgtttcctccattttccattcacacttttcatatactttgaacccaacagtTGTTAGGATCGAGAACTCGGTTATTGCGAAATTTAGCCAAACAATGTTATTGTCATTACAACATTGTTTAGTGCCTTAGGATACAGAGAAGAGTTCACGTCTCCAGTATTTCCAACTTCTTGTTTTTATGACTTAGAATCTCACAGATCAAATTAGCTCATATATGTAGTAGATCTTAGAGGCCTTTTGAATCTGGTGTCCATACTCACATATTGGCATAAATCTATTTCCCAAAAGTCCAGTTTTTAGAACTTAGAAGCTCAAAGATCAAATTAGCTCATAGCTCTATTGAATTTAGAGATAGCCTTTCGCATGCAAGGTCCATACTAACATAAAATATCTCAACGTTAACTAATCTAATACATTTTATTCAGTACTATTCATATAaactctaccaaacaaccccttcatattttttaaaaaggcatAATATCTAAACGTGTCCTTTAACTAGCATCTATTACCTCCAACCTAAAGTTATCCAATTGTCTATGGCCAGGGATTACagtgttatttttatttcttcttgagGGGTAAAGCAAGTTATTGAAATGCTAAAGAATGAACTTGAGCGGACCAT
This window harbors:
- the LOC124893062 gene encoding uncharacterized protein LOC124893062; translated protein: MVKKIEHDHPLFLSPSDVSGAIQIGIQLVGMENYTLWSRAMQLNLLTKNKLGFIDGSIKRDNFTDELEKKQLDRCNAMVISWIMSNVSKELISEILFQSSAALVWSDLQERFVKDLWDEFDSIIPPPACDCAKSKKYTESMSRQKLL